The Neobacillus sp. PS3-34 genome has a window encoding:
- the rho gene encoding transcription termination factor Rho — translation MELTISSLENMKLKELYELAREYKVSYYSKLTKKELIFAILKGRAEQQGFFFMEGVLEIIQSEGFGFLRPINYSPSSEDIYISASQIRRFDLRNGDKVSGKVRPPKENERYYGLLQVEAVNGDDPESAKERVHFPGLTPLYPNRQMKLETTPKHLSTRIMDVVAPVGFGQRGLIVAPPKAGKTMLIKEIANSITENHPDAELIVLLIDERPEEVTDIERSVAGDVVSSTFDEVPENHIKVAELVLDRAMRLVEHKRDVVILMDSITRLARAYNLVIPPSGRTLSGGIDPAAFHRPKRFFGAARNIEEGGSLTILATALVDTGSRMDDVIYEEFKGTGNMELHLDRSLAERRIFPALDIRRSGTRKEELLIPKDHLDKLWAIRKSMSDSPDFAERFLRKLKQTKSNEDFFAVLGEEMKGSRSTSRQQ, via the coding sequence ATGGAATTAACAATATCTAGTCTAGAAAACATGAAGCTGAAGGAGCTTTACGAGCTTGCACGTGAATATAAAGTGTCCTATTACAGCAAATTAACGAAAAAAGAATTAATTTTTGCCATCCTGAAAGGGCGCGCCGAGCAGCAGGGCTTCTTTTTCATGGAGGGAGTACTTGAAATCATCCAGTCAGAAGGCTTCGGATTCCTCCGTCCAATCAATTACTCGCCAAGCTCAGAGGATATTTATATTTCTGCCTCTCAAATTCGCCGCTTTGATCTTCGGAATGGGGACAAGGTTTCAGGGAAGGTTCGTCCTCCAAAAGAAAACGAGCGTTATTACGGCTTGCTTCAGGTTGAAGCTGTCAATGGCGATGACCCTGAATCGGCGAAAGAGCGCGTTCATTTCCCTGGCCTGACACCTTTATATCCAAACAGGCAGATGAAGCTGGAAACAACTCCAAAACATTTGTCTACAAGGATTATGGACGTGGTTGCGCCTGTCGGCTTTGGACAGCGTGGATTGATTGTTGCTCCTCCAAAAGCGGGGAAAACAATGCTCATCAAGGAAATTGCCAACAGCATTACCGAGAACCATCCGGATGCTGAGCTGATTGTCCTGCTGATCGACGAACGCCCTGAGGAAGTAACCGATATCGAACGGTCTGTTGCCGGCGATGTAGTAAGCTCGACATTTGATGAAGTACCTGAAAACCATATCAAGGTTGCAGAGCTTGTCCTTGACCGTGCCATGCGCCTTGTCGAGCATAAGCGTGATGTCGTTATCCTGATGGATAGCATTACACGCCTTGCCCGTGCCTACAATCTTGTCATTCCGCCAAGTGGACGCACGCTATCAGGCGGTATTGACCCAGCTGCCTTCCACCGTCCTAAACGCTTTTTCGGGGCTGCAAGGAATATTGAAGAAGGCGGAAGCTTGACGATTTTGGCTACGGCACTTGTGGATACAGGTTCGAGAATGGACGATGTGATTTACGAGGAATTCAAGGGAACAGGAAACATGGAGCTTCATCTTGACCGTTCACTTGCTGAACGCCGTATCTTCCCGGCATTGGATATCCGCCGTTCCGGTACCCGTAAGGAGGAGCTTCTCATTCCGAAGGACCACTTGGATAAATTATGGGCAATTCGTAAATCCATGTCGGACAGCCCTGATTTTGCAGAACGTTTCTTGAGAAAACTGAAGCAAACGAAATCGAATGAAGATTTCTTTGCGGTGCTTGGCGAAGAAATGAAGGGAAGTCGTTCCACAAGCCGCCAGCAGTAA
- the rpmE gene encoding 50S ribosomal protein L31, giving the protein MKAGIHPNYKLVKVTCACGNTFETGSVKNEIRVETCSECHPFYTGRQKFAEAGGRVDRFNKKYGLKQQQQ; this is encoded by the coding sequence ATGAAAGCAGGAATTCATCCAAATTATAAATTAGTTAAGGTGACTTGTGCATGCGGAAACACGTTCGAAACTGGTTCAGTTAAAAACGAAATTCGCGTTGAAACTTGTTCAGAATGTCATCCATTCTATACTGGTCGCCAAAAATTCGCTGAAGCAGGCGGACGTGTTGACCGTTTCAACAAGAAATACGGCCTTAAGCAACAGCAACAATAA
- a CDS encoding thymidine kinase — translation MYVMKQSGWVEVVCGSMFSGKSEELIRRVRRAQFAKQKIAVFKPKIDNRYSKESVVSHNGSSFIAMPIAHSTDIMQYIDAEVDVIAIDEVQFFDDQIVKVIQQLADSGYRVIAAGLDQDFRGEPFGVMPALMAVAELVTKLQAVCAVCGSPASRTQRLINGSPASYHDPIILVGASEAYEPRCRHHHEVPKTPSRSVEAEAELYNN, via the coding sequence ATGTATGTGATGAAACAAAGCGGATGGGTTGAGGTCGTCTGCGGCAGCATGTTTTCCGGAAAATCGGAAGAATTAATCCGTCGGGTGAGACGAGCACAGTTTGCAAAACAGAAAATTGCTGTATTTAAGCCGAAAATCGACAATCGCTATAGTAAGGAATCTGTCGTTTCCCACAATGGCTCTTCTTTTATTGCAATGCCAATTGCCCATTCAACTGATATTATGCAGTATATTGACGCTGAAGTGGATGTAATCGCAATTGATGAAGTCCAATTTTTTGATGATCAAATCGTAAAAGTGATTCAGCAGCTGGCAGATAGCGGATATCGCGTCATCGCAGCGGGCCTTGACCAGGACTTCCGCGGCGAACCTTTCGGTGTAATGCCTGCCCTGATGGCAGTGGCTGAGCTTGTCACAAAGCTTCAGGCCGTTTGTGCTGTTTGCGGATCACCAGCAAGCAGGACGCAGCGCCTTATTAATGGAAGCCCTGCTTCCTATCATGATCCGATTATTTTGGTTGGCGCATCAGAAGCCTACGAGCCCCGCTGCCGCCACCATCATGAGGTTCCAAAAACGCCAAGCCGTTCGGTGGAAGCGGAAGCTGAACTTTATAATAATTGA
- the prfA gene encoding peptide chain release factor 1 has translation MFDRLQSVEDRYEKLNELLSDPEIVNDTKKLREFSKEQSDISDTVMAYREYKDVREQLSDAKAMLEEKLDSEMREMVKEEVNELQSQVAELEEKLKILLIPKDPNDDKNVIFEIRGAAGGDEAALFAGTLYRMYSRYAEAQGWKTEIIDANATGLGGFKEISFMITGTGAYSKLKFENGAHRVQRVPETESSGRIHTSTATVVCLPEAEDVEVEIHDKDIRFDAFASSGAGGQSVNTTMSAVRLTHIPTGIVVSIQDEKSQHKNKDKAMKVLRARVYDKFQQEAQAEYDQVRKSAVGTGDRSERIRTYNFPQNRVTDHRIGLTIQKLDQILEGKLDEIIDALIVTDQSERLENASNE, from the coding sequence GTGTTCGATCGTCTTCAATCTGTTGAAGATCGTTATGAAAAGTTAAATGAGCTTTTAAGCGATCCTGAAATTGTGAATGATACAAAAAAACTGCGAGAATTTTCTAAGGAACAATCAGATATATCCGATACAGTAATGGCGTATCGTGAATACAAGGATGTACGTGAACAGCTTTCAGATGCCAAAGCGATGCTTGAAGAAAAATTGGATTCTGAGATGCGCGAGATGGTGAAGGAAGAAGTAAACGAACTTCAAAGCCAGGTGGCAGAGCTAGAGGAGAAATTAAAAATCCTCCTCATTCCAAAGGATCCAAATGATGATAAGAACGTTATTTTTGAAATCCGCGGAGCGGCTGGCGGTGATGAAGCTGCATTATTCGCTGGCACTCTGTACCGTATGTACAGCCGCTATGCAGAAGCGCAGGGCTGGAAAACAGAAATCATTGATGCCAATGCCACTGGACTGGGCGGATTCAAGGAAATCAGCTTCATGATCACAGGTACAGGAGCATATTCAAAATTGAAATTCGAGAACGGGGCACACCGTGTTCAGCGCGTTCCGGAAACAGAATCAAGCGGCAGGATTCACACTTCCACGGCAACCGTCGTGTGCTTGCCTGAAGCTGAGGATGTTGAGGTTGAAATCCACGATAAAGATATCCGTTTTGACGCATTTGCATCAAGCGGCGCCGGCGGACAAAGCGTAAATACGACGATGTCAGCGGTTCGTTTAACCCACATTCCAACTGGGATTGTCGTTTCCATCCAGGATGAGAAATCCCAGCACAAAAATAAGGACAAAGCCATGAAGGTATTGCGTGCCCGCGTTTACGATAAATTCCAGCAGGAAGCTCAGGCTGAATACGATCAGGTGCGTAAATCTGCTGTTGGTACAGGTGACCGTTCTGAACGGATTCGTACTTACAACTTCCCGCAAAATCGTGTAACCGACCACCGTATCGGCTTAACGATCCAAAAGCTCGACCAGATTCTTGAAGGAAAGCTGGATGAAATCATCGATGCATTGATCGTAACAGATCAATCAGAAAGACTTGAGAATGCGTCCAATGAGTAA
- the spoIIR gene encoding stage II sporulation protein R yields MSLYIPKNEVAAKEEIVIPGEAIRLRILANSDSGSDQALKRLVRDKVNENITVWVKDLTSIDEARKLIHSKLPEIQQIAEGVVEQQHSDQSVNVKFGKVQFPTKLYGEFLYPAGEYEAILITLGEGKGANWWCVLYPPLCFLDFSSGVAVSQGFDGEKKAQREETKPERKEQREETKPERKDQQVEAKPEQELQISDRKQEDEVSQLEQRNDSDEEPPQAPAMLLIYHL; encoded by the coding sequence ATGAGTTTATATATACCAAAAAATGAAGTGGCTGCGAAGGAGGAAATTGTGATTCCTGGTGAAGCCATCAGGCTGAGAATCCTTGCAAATAGTGATAGTGGCTCAGACCAGGCGTTGAAACGACTGGTACGCGACAAGGTAAATGAGAATATCACCGTTTGGGTAAAGGATCTCACTTCCATTGACGAAGCAAGGAAATTGATTCATTCCAAGCTTCCTGAAATCCAGCAAATTGCAGAAGGTGTAGTGGAACAGCAGCATTCTGATCAGTCTGTAAACGTAAAGTTCGGCAAGGTACAGTTTCCAACTAAGCTGTATGGTGAATTCCTTTATCCCGCAGGAGAATATGAAGCCATCCTGATTACACTTGGAGAGGGGAAAGGGGCAAATTGGTGGTGCGTGCTTTACCCGCCGCTCTGCTTCCTTGATTTTTCAAGCGGAGTAGCTGTAAGCCAGGGATTTGATGGGGAAAAAAAGGCACAGCGCGAGGAAACAAAGCCAGAGCGGAAAGAACAGCGCGAGGAAACAAAGCCAGAGCGGAAAGATCAACAAGTGGAAGCAAAGCCAGAGCAAGAACTACAGATTTCTGATCGTAAGCAGGAAGATGAGGTTTCACAGTTGGAGCAGAGAAATGATAGCGATGAAGAGCCGCCGCAAGCTCCAGCAATGTTACTGATATACCATCTGTAG
- a CDS encoding KGG domain-containing protein — MANNDDNNNNKMSREERGRKGGETTSRKHDREFYQEIRRKGGKATAQKHDKEFYQEIGRKGGESTSKKHDKEFYQEIGRKGGEATAENHDKDFYQEIGRKGGETTSEKHDKEFYQEIGRKGGEATRDKHGDGFYEEIGEKGGESRNRRND; from the coding sequence ATGGCTAATAATGATGATAATAATAACAATAAGATGTCTCGCGAGGAAAGAGGACGTAAGGGCGGAGAAACCACAAGCCGGAAACATGACAGAGAATTCTATCAGGAAATACGCCGCAAAGGCGGAAAAGCGACAGCTCAAAAACATGATAAGGAATTCTATCAGGAGATTGGGCGCAAAGGCGGGGAATCGACATCCAAAAAACATGATAAGGAATTCTATCAGGAAATTGGTCGTAAGGGTGGCGAAGCTACAGCTGAGAACCATGATAAGGATTTTTATCAGGAAATTGGCCGCAAAGGTGGAGAAACAACATCTGAAAAACATGATAAGGAATTCTATCAGGAAATCGGGCGTAAAGGCGGCGAAGCCACGCGCGATAAACACGGCGATGGATTCTATGAAGAAATTGGTGAAAAGGGCGGGGAATCGAGAAATCGTAGAAACGATTGA
- a CDS encoding low molecular weight protein arginine phosphatase codes for MQRVLFVCTGNTCRSPMAEVILKNKNIAGIEVKSAGVYAVNGSDASANAKQVWKENAIQHEHRSNSVTEELMNWASIILTMTVSHKAALLHSYPEAAGKTFTLKEFIGEKVNADVIDPFGGDLGIYRSTYQELESLIDLAIDRIYKEKQSHQGD; via the coding sequence ATGCAACGTGTTTTGTTTGTTTGTACAGGTAATACGTGCCGAAGTCCGATGGCGGAAGTAATTTTGAAAAATAAGAACATAGCGGGAATAGAAGTGAAGTCTGCGGGAGTTTATGCTGTAAATGGAAGTGATGCCTCAGCGAACGCCAAGCAGGTATGGAAGGAAAATGCGATCCAGCATGAACACCGTTCGAATTCTGTTACGGAAGAGCTGATGAACTGGGCATCAATCATTTTAACGATGACGGTGTCACATAAGGCGGCACTGCTTCACAGTTATCCGGAGGCTGCTGGCAAGACGTTTACTCTAAAAGAATTTATTGGGGAAAAAGTGAATGCAGATGTAATCGATCCTTTCGGTGGAGATTTAGGAATATACCGCAGCACCTATCAGGAGCTTGAATCCTTAATCGACCTGGCGATTGATCGAATCTATAAAGAAAAACAATCACATCAGGGGGACTAA
- a CDS encoding methyl-accepting chemotaxis protein, with protein MKEKRKYKFGLRKKLVFFTTILALITYTTSAVFIEVVYPYVKGSISQMLFIVITLALGIMWSGVLAFFAARFIVKPLQRLQTVALKAAEGDISEDVVLSKSDDEIRSLGEAFNHMLGSIRDMVYKIDENFIETNDKVINISDRSGCASQQAESISRTISEISLGADNSAASIQTTVESVEEVIKIAEEVQEKAQNAETISKELVEELHVSREVIQSLVSGIELLAQDNRTSLKTVKHLEENAAKVEQIIQLVGQIASQTNLLALNASIEAARAGEHGKGFAVVAEEVRKLADESGKAVQGISELIKNIQSEVQNVVKQIAVQVDTANEEAKKGTKTNEAIEEMTETINDMAGMVQSITVLVDRQMDSIRHTATQSQEVAAIAEETSAGAQEVASATMEQAGVIEGVEQLAMDLKEQAAKLKETITRFKL; from the coding sequence ATGAAGGAGAAAAGGAAGTACAAGTTTGGATTAAGAAAGAAGCTGGTGTTTTTTACGACGATTCTTGCGCTTATTACTTATACGACTAGTGCTGTTTTTATTGAAGTTGTATATCCGTATGTAAAGGGAAGCATCAGCCAAATGCTCTTTATTGTCATTACGCTGGCTTTAGGGATTATGTGGTCAGGTGTGTTAGCCTTTTTTGCAGCACGCTTCATTGTGAAACCGCTTCAACGTCTTCAAACAGTTGCTTTAAAAGCGGCCGAAGGAGACATCAGTGAGGATGTAGTTCTTTCTAAATCTGATGATGAAATACGATCACTTGGCGAGGCATTTAATCATATGCTGGGCAGCATTAGGGATATGGTCTATAAAATCGATGAGAACTTCATTGAAACAAATGATAAGGTGATTAACATTTCGGATCGATCAGGATGCGCTTCCCAGCAGGCGGAAAGCATTTCGAGAACAATCAGTGAAATATCTTTGGGTGCCGATAATTCAGCAGCTTCAATCCAAACAACAGTTGAATCGGTGGAAGAAGTGATTAAAATAGCTGAAGAAGTGCAGGAGAAAGCCCAAAATGCCGAAACGATTTCAAAGGAATTGGTGGAGGAGCTGCACGTTTCGAGAGAAGTCATTCAATCCCTTGTTTCAGGAATAGAGCTTCTTGCACAGGACAATCGTACATCTTTGAAAACGGTCAAGCATCTAGAAGAAAATGCAGCTAAAGTCGAACAAATTATCCAGCTTGTTGGACAAATTGCCTCCCAGACAAATCTGCTTGCACTGAATGCATCGATTGAAGCTGCCCGCGCTGGCGAACATGGAAAGGGCTTTGCCGTGGTCGCGGAGGAAGTCCGTAAGCTTGCGGATGAAAGTGGGAAAGCGGTTCAGGGAATTTCCGAGCTTATCAAAAACATTCAATCTGAGGTTCAAAATGTTGTAAAACAGATTGCGGTCCAGGTTGATACAGCCAACGAAGAAGCAAAAAAAGGTACAAAGACGAATGAAGCAATTGAAGAAATGACAGAAACCATAAATGATATGGCCGGTATGGTCCAATCCATTACTGTGCTCGTCGACCGTCAGATGGACAGCATCCGCCATACGGCAACACAATCGCAGGAGGTTGCTGCGATTGCTGAGGAAACATCTGCAGGTGCGCAGGAAGTAGCATCTGCCACAATGGAACAGGCGGGCGTCATTGAAGGCGTCGAACAGCTAGCGATGGACCTAAAGGAACAGGCCGCCAAGCTTAAAGAAACCATTACAAGGTTTAAATTATAA
- the rpiB gene encoding ribose 5-phosphate isomerase B codes for MKVALASDHGGINIRKEIASLMDELGIEYEDFGCDCSTSVDYPDYALPVAEKVANGEFDRGILICGTGIGMSIAANKVKGIRCALVHDTFSAKATRQHNDSNILAMGERVIGPGLARDIAQIWLTGEYEGGRHANRIGKISDYENKHL; via the coding sequence ATGAAGGTAGCATTGGCTTCAGACCATGGCGGAATTAATATCAGAAAAGAAATCGCGAGTTTAATGGATGAATTGGGAATTGAATACGAAGATTTTGGCTGTGATTGCAGTACGTCTGTAGATTACCCGGATTATGCGCTGCCAGTTGCTGAAAAGGTGGCAAACGGTGAATTCGACCGCGGCATCTTGATTTGCGGAACCGGCATTGGAATGAGCATTGCGGCTAATAAAGTAAAAGGCATCCGCTGTGCGCTCGTGCATGATACATTCAGTGCAAAGGCAACGCGCCAGCACAATGACAGCAATATTTTAGCGATGGGTGAGCGGGTCATCGGACCGGGACTTGCGAGAGATATTGCACAAATCTGGCTGACCGGCGAATACGAAGGCGGCCGCCACGCAAACCGAATTGGAAAGATTTCAGACTACGAAAATAAGCATCTTTAA
- a CDS encoding TIGR01440 family protein yields the protein MTETIEKWEQEFSAVISQFKEQAAFRPGSLLVVGCSTSEVMGEKIGTAGTFDVAGMIFRQLKKLQDETGIRLAFQCCEHLNRALVIEQQDADARNLDQVSVVPVRTAGGAMATYAFDQLENPVMVEFIKADAGIDIGDTFIGMHLKHVAVPVRIKQKNVGGAHVTLAKTRPKLIGGARAVYERTEENKACH from the coding sequence ATGACAGAAACGATTGAAAAATGGGAACAGGAATTTTCAGCCGTCATCAGCCAGTTTAAAGAGCAGGCTGCTTTCAGGCCAGGTTCATTGCTCGTCGTTGGCTGCAGTACGAGTGAGGTAATGGGTGAAAAAATCGGTACCGCCGGAACCTTCGATGTGGCCGGAATGATTTTCCGCCAGCTGAAAAAACTCCAGGATGAAACAGGTATCCGGCTTGCATTCCAATGCTGTGAACACTTGAACCGGGCGCTTGTCATTGAACAACAGGATGCCGACGCAAGGAATCTTGACCAAGTATCTGTTGTTCCTGTCCGTACGGCAGGCGGCGCGATGGCGACCTATGCCTTTGATCAGCTGGAGAATCCAGTTATGGTAGAGTTCATCAAAGCAGATGCCGGCATCGATATTGGTGATACGTTCATTGGCATGCACTTGAAGCATGTCGCTGTTCCTGTCCGGATAAAACAGAAAAATGTCGGGGGCGCACATGTGACGCTTGCTAAGACAAGGCCAAAGCTGATTGGCGGAGCCCGAGCTGTTTATGAAAGAACAGAGGAAAATAAAGCCTGCCATTAA